One Cardinium endosymbiont cEper1 of Encarsia pergandiella genomic region harbors:
- a CDS encoding M16 family metallopeptidase: MIHFQKFTLSNGLRVIVHEDATTHIAVMNLMYDVGSRDEYPLKTGFAHLFEHLMFGGSSNIPAYDTPLQQVGGDNNAYTTTDVTNYYCALPAVNLETAFWLESDRMLGLAFNEKSLEVQRKVVVEEFKERYLNQPYGDAWHHLTNMAYTTHPYKWPTIGQSLSHIENATMEDVKTFFYKFYRPNNAILVVAGKVTQQQVAALCKKWFEPIPAGPSYHRLLPQEPDQVQSRRKVVQGDVPFPVLYKAYHMPAKGMAGYYAATVLCNLLSEGKSALLYDNLVEKQPLYTRINAYMTESLDPGLFVISGSLVPKVAFEEAESALVSLFNQIKAITPVALEKAKNQIEAQLVFGQVNLVDRAQELAIATLQGDTNLVNSHIDYIQQVDLETIQAIAETILQEQNCTTLHYQTMTQF, translated from the coding sequence ATGATTCATTTTCAAAAATTTACTTTATCCAATGGCTTACGGGTTATTGTGCATGAAGATGCAACTACGCATATTGCAGTAATGAATCTTATGTATGATGTAGGGTCTCGAGATGAATATCCTTTAAAAACAGGTTTTGCCCATTTATTTGAACATCTAATGTTCGGTGGATCTTCTAACATTCCTGCATATGATACCCCCTTGCAGCAAGTAGGCGGTGACAACAATGCATACACAACCACAGATGTAACCAATTATTATTGCGCGCTACCTGCTGTTAACTTAGAAACAGCTTTTTGGCTTGAATCTGATCGAATGCTTGGACTCGCATTTAATGAAAAGTCACTCGAGGTACAACGAAAAGTAGTAGTAGAAGAGTTTAAAGAGCGTTATCTAAACCAACCCTATGGTGATGCATGGCACCATTTGACCAACATGGCCTATACAACACATCCCTATAAATGGCCTACTATTGGCCAGTCATTAAGCCACATAGAAAATGCGACTATGGAGGACGTTAAAACCTTTTTTTACAAATTTTATAGACCCAATAACGCTATTTTAGTAGTTGCAGGAAAAGTGACCCAACAACAAGTAGCAGCTTTATGCAAAAAATGGTTTGAACCCATTCCTGCTGGCCCTTCTTATCATAGATTGTTGCCCCAAGAACCAGATCAAGTACAATCTAGACGAAAGGTAGTGCAGGGTGATGTTCCCTTTCCTGTTTTGTATAAAGCCTACCATATGCCAGCAAAAGGTATGGCTGGTTACTATGCAGCAACCGTGTTATGCAATCTACTTAGTGAAGGAAAGTCTGCTTTACTATATGATAATCTAGTAGAAAAACAACCCCTTTACACCAGAATAAATGCCTATATGACTGAGTCATTAGACCCTGGTCTATTTGTCATTAGCGGAAGCTTGGTCCCAAAAGTTGCATTCGAAGAAGCAGAAAGTGCTTTAGTATCCCTATTCAATCAAATCAAAGCTATTACCCCTGTTGCATTAGAAAAAGCAAAAAATCAGATAGAGGCACAGCTCGTTTTTGGTCAAGTAAATCTAGTAGATCGTGCACAGGAATTAGCCATAGCTACTTTACAAGGTGATACCAACCTAGTAAACAGCCATATTGATTATATTCAACAGGTTGACTTAGAAACCATTCAAGCAATTGCTGAAACGATTTTACAAGAGCAAAATTGTACTACGCTCCACTACCAAACCATGACCCAATTCTAA
- the dapF gene encoding diaminopimelate epimerase, whose translation MQLNFAKYQAAGNDFIIIDNFQDQHYTYSPVLTKQLCHRQFGIGADGIISIEKKAGYDFALLHYNADGSQGDGLCGNGSRSALHYAQMLGIIDQKAYFNAIDGAHIGCIRNELVDLTLQDVTSIQPLASGYFLNNGTRHYVEMVDAIDLILMEVIGFPKRNMYPFEKEGININFAQLIEPDAIQIRTCECGLDSEPLSCGTGAVASALVASAYYGLNSPVKVSTKGGKLQVTFTRLSDGRFIDIHLVGPVYQSFCGTVHPTSLPPIIAYNPL comes from the coding sequence ATGCAACTTAACTTTGCTAAGTACCAAGCTGCCGGAAATGATTTTATCATCATTGATAATTTTCAAGATCAACATTATACATATAGTCCTGTTTTAACCAAGCAACTGTGTCATCGGCAATTTGGTATTGGTGCAGATGGTATTATTTCCATTGAAAAAAAAGCAGGTTATGATTTTGCGCTGCTACACTACAATGCAGATGGCAGTCAAGGTGATGGGCTGTGTGGCAATGGCAGTCGGTCAGCGCTTCACTATGCACAAATGTTAGGCATTATAGATCAAAAAGCCTATTTTAATGCTATAGATGGTGCACACATAGGTTGTATACGTAATGAACTGGTTGACTTAACCTTACAAGATGTAACGTCGATTCAGCCACTAGCTAGCGGTTATTTTTTAAACAATGGGACGCGCCATTATGTAGAAATGGTGGATGCGATTGATCTAATCCTTATGGAAGTAATTGGTTTTCCAAAACGGAACATGTACCCGTTTGAAAAAGAGGGCATTAATATCAATTTTGCGCAATTGATTGAACCAGATGCGATACAAATTCGAACATGTGAATGTGGATTAGACTCAGAACCATTGTCGTGTGGTACAGGAGCTGTTGCTAGTGCATTGGTTGCCAGTGCCTATTATGGCTTAAATAGCCCTGTAAAGGTAAGCACTAAAGGTGGTAAACTGCAAGTAACCTTTACACGCCTATCAGATGGTCGTTTTATCGATATTCATTTGGTTGGGCCTGTTTATCAATCTTTTTGTGGAACAGTTCATCCAACTAGCCTACCACCTATTATCGCCTATAATCCACTATAG